A genomic region of Melanotaenia boesemani isolate fMelBoe1 chromosome 21, fMelBoe1.pri, whole genome shotgun sequence contains the following coding sequences:
- the LOC121632050 gene encoding glucose-induced degradation protein 4 homolog, with product MPVPAGYLSDSPAAAFSSSASLIPPPPINTHQPGVVTSLLYSGSKFRGHQKSKGNSYDVEVVLQHVTMEDSYLCGYLKIKGLTEEYPTLTTFFAGEIISRKRPFLTRKWDADEDVDRKHWGKFQAFYQYAKTFNSDEFDYEDLKSSDYIFMRWKEQFLVPDHTIKDISGASFAGFYYICFQKSTATIEGYYYHRSSEWYQSLNLTHVPEHSAAIYEFR from the exons ATGCCTGTCCCCGCTGGATACCTCAGCGACTCCCCCGCCGCGGCCTTTTCATCCTCGGCCTCACTTATCCCGCCACCACCGATAAACACTCATCAACCCGGTGTTGTCACCTCGCTCCTGTACAGCGGCTCCAAGTTTAGGGGCCACCAGAAAAGCAAAGGGAACTCTTACGATGTGGAGGTTGTTTTGCAG CACGTCACAATGGAGGATTCTTACTTATGTGGCTACCTGAAGATTAAAGGACTGACAGAG GAATATCCAACGTTGACCACGTTCTTCGCTGGAGAGATCATTAGCAGGAAGCGGCCATTCCTCACTCGGAAGTGGGATGCAGACGAGGATGTGGATCGTAAGCACTGG GGCAAGTTTCAGGCCTTCTACCAGTATGCAAAGACATTCAACTCTGATGAGTTTGACTATGAGGATCTGAAGAGCTCTGACTATATTTTCATGAGGTGGAAG GAGCAGTTTCTCGTCCCTGACCACACAATCAAAGACATCAGCGGCGCTTCCTTTGCTGGATTTTACTACATCTGCTTTCAGAAATCAACAGCAACAATTGAGGGCTACTACTACCACAGAAGCTCTGAATG GTACCAGTCTTTAAACCTCACCCATGTTCCCGAGCACAGTGCAGCCATCTACGAGTTCCGGTGA
- the tom1l2 gene encoding TOM1-like protein 2 isoform X3, with product MEFLLGNPFSTPVGHCIERATDGSLQSEDWTLNMEICDIINETEDGPKDAIRAVKKRLNGNRNYREVMLTLTVLETCVKNCGHRFHALVTSRDFVDGVLVKIISPKNNPPTIVQDKVLALVQAWADAFRSSPDLTGVVQIYEELKRKGIEFPMSDLETLSPIHTPQRAASAPEGDSTLHKYSSTTQPKQHSVPPAYTTPQVPNIHASGSINPTPEQICRLRSELDIVRGNTKVMSEMLTEMVPGQEDASDYELLQELNRTCRAMQQRIVELISCVSNEAVTEELLHVNDDLNNIFLRYERYERFRSGRSSAQSVNNGVLSEATEDNLIDLGPGSPAVVSNMPNAAPASLPPTLTAPEGSPSSPATLASRLAGLDMGADSVSSTLSSLSSCKPPPAQDDFDVFAQTRTGTKSEPRKTSVAEDRHTVGGPPPTLDVLQPAAGGVSLAVNSSFHDRFMCVLCNKQDLNEAKFLL from the exons ATGGAGTTCCTCTTGGGAAATCCTTTCAGCACCCCAGTGGGGCATTGCATTG AAAGAGCCACTGATGGCTCCCTGCAAAGTGAAGACTGGACCCTCAACATGGAAATATGTGACATCATCAACGAAACAGAGGATGG GCCAAAGGATGCCATCAGAGCTGTTAAGAAGCGACTCAATGGGAACAGGAACTATAGGGAAGTGATGCTGACTTTAACG GTTTTAGAGACATGTGTGAAGAACTGCGGCCATCGCTTTCATGCTTTAGTTACTAGCAGGGACTTTGTTGATGGCGTGCTTGTTAAAATTATCTCTCCAAAAAACAATCCGCCTACTATCGTTCAAGACAAAGTCCTTGCCCTGGTTCAG GCATGGGCTGATGCATTCAGGAGCAGTCCTGACCTCACAGGTGTGGTTCAAATTTATGAAGAGCTAAAGAGGAAAGGCATAGAATTTCCCATGTCAGACTTGGAGACCCTGTCACCTATACACACACCTCAGCGG GCGGCATCTGCTCCAGAAGGTGACTCTACACTACATAAGTACAGCAGCACCACTCAACCCAAGCAGCACTCTGTTCCACCAGCATATACCACCCCTCAGGTCCCTAACATTCATGCCTCTGGATCTATCAATCCTACACCTGAACAG ATTTGCCGGCTACGCAGTGAGTTGGACATTGTCCGGGGAAACACAAAGGTGATGTCAGAGATGCTGACGGAGATGGTGCCAGGACAGGAGGATGCTTCTGACTATGAGTTGCTACAG GAGCTGAACAGGACTTGTAGAGCCATGCAGCAGAGGATAGTGGAGCTAATCTCCTGCGTTTCCAATGAGGCGGTGACTGAGGAGCTGCTGCACGTCAACGACGACCTTAACAATATTTTCCTTCGTTATGAAAG GTATGAAAGGTTTAGGTCTGGGAGGTCCTCAGCTCAGAGTGTCAACAATGGG GTCCTCAGCGAGGCTACGGAGGACAACCTCATAGACCTCGGCCCAGGCTCCCCTGCAGTGGTCAGTAACATGCCGAATGCAGCTCCAGCCAGCTTACCCCCCACCCTCACAGCCCCCGAAGGAAGTCCCTCCTCCCCAGCCACCTTGGCCTCCCGTTTGGCTGGTCTAG ACATGGGTGCAGACAGTGTGAGCAGTACCCTGAGCTCTCTCTCCAGCTGTAAGCCTCCACCTGCCCAGGATGACTTTGATGTATTTGCTCAAACCAGAACCGGAACCAAGTCTGAACCACGCAAGAC GTCTGTAGCTGAAGACAGGCACACTGTCGGTGGCCCTCCCCCCACTCTGGATGTCCTACAGCCAGCAGCAGGAGGGGTGAGTTTGGCAGTAAACTCTAGTTTTCATGACCGCtttatgtgtgtgctgtgtAACAAACAG GATCTGAATGAAGCCAAATTCCTACTGTAG
- the tom1l2 gene encoding TOM1-like protein 2 isoform X2, producing MEFLLGNPFSTPVGHCIERATDGSLQSEDWTLNMEICDIINETEDGPKDAIRAVKKRLNGNRNYREVMLTLTVLETCVKNCGHRFHALVTSRDFVDGVLVKIISPKNNPPTIVQDKVLALVQAWADAFRSSPDLTGVVQIYEELKRKGIEFPMSDLETLSPIHTPQRAASAPEGDSTLHKYSSTTQPKQHSVPPAYTTPQVPNIHASGSINPTPEQICRLRSELDIVRGNTKVMSEMLTEMVPGQEDASDYELLQELNRTCRAMQQRIVELISCVSNEAVTEELLHVNDDLNNIFLRYERYERFRSGRSSAQSVNNGVLSEATEDNLIDLGPGSPAVVSNMPNAAPASLPPTLTAPEGSPSSPATLASRLAGLDMGADSVSSTLSSLSSCKPPPAQDDFDVFAQTRTGTKSEPRKTSVAEDRHTVGGPPPTLDVLQPAAGGKGDEGEEGVTSEEFDKFLEERAKAAETVPSLPSPPSGNMGAAQGTPSRKKPDRPEDTLFAM from the exons ATGGAGTTCCTCTTGGGAAATCCTTTCAGCACCCCAGTGGGGCATTGCATTG AAAGAGCCACTGATGGCTCCCTGCAAAGTGAAGACTGGACCCTCAACATGGAAATATGTGACATCATCAACGAAACAGAGGATGG GCCAAAGGATGCCATCAGAGCTGTTAAGAAGCGACTCAATGGGAACAGGAACTATAGGGAAGTGATGCTGACTTTAACG GTTTTAGAGACATGTGTGAAGAACTGCGGCCATCGCTTTCATGCTTTAGTTACTAGCAGGGACTTTGTTGATGGCGTGCTTGTTAAAATTATCTCTCCAAAAAACAATCCGCCTACTATCGTTCAAGACAAAGTCCTTGCCCTGGTTCAG GCATGGGCTGATGCATTCAGGAGCAGTCCTGACCTCACAGGTGTGGTTCAAATTTATGAAGAGCTAAAGAGGAAAGGCATAGAATTTCCCATGTCAGACTTGGAGACCCTGTCACCTATACACACACCTCAGCGG GCGGCATCTGCTCCAGAAGGTGACTCTACACTACATAAGTACAGCAGCACCACTCAACCCAAGCAGCACTCTGTTCCACCAGCATATACCACCCCTCAGGTCCCTAACATTCATGCCTCTGGATCTATCAATCCTACACCTGAACAG ATTTGCCGGCTACGCAGTGAGTTGGACATTGTCCGGGGAAACACAAAGGTGATGTCAGAGATGCTGACGGAGATGGTGCCAGGACAGGAGGATGCTTCTGACTATGAGTTGCTACAG GAGCTGAACAGGACTTGTAGAGCCATGCAGCAGAGGATAGTGGAGCTAATCTCCTGCGTTTCCAATGAGGCGGTGACTGAGGAGCTGCTGCACGTCAACGACGACCTTAACAATATTTTCCTTCGTTATGAAAG GTATGAAAGGTTTAGGTCTGGGAGGTCCTCAGCTCAGAGTGTCAACAATGGG GTCCTCAGCGAGGCTACGGAGGACAACCTCATAGACCTCGGCCCAGGCTCCCCTGCAGTGGTCAGTAACATGCCGAATGCAGCTCCAGCCAGCTTACCCCCCACCCTCACAGCCCCCGAAGGAAGTCCCTCCTCCCCAGCCACCTTGGCCTCCCGTTTGGCTGGTCTAG ACATGGGTGCAGACAGTGTGAGCAGTACCCTGAGCTCTCTCTCCAGCTGTAAGCCTCCACCTGCCCAGGATGACTTTGATGTATTTGCTCAAACCAGAACCGGAACCAAGTCTGAACCACGCAAGAC GTCTGTAGCTGAAGACAGGCACACTGTCGGTGGCCCTCCCCCCACTCTGGATGTCCTACAGCCAGCAGCAGGAGGG aAAGGAGATGAAGGGGAGGAAGGGGTCACCAGTGAAG AATTTGACAAGTTCCTCGAAGAGAGAGCCAAAGCTGCTGAGACGGTCCCCAGCCTACCATCACCCCCCAGTGGCAACATGGGGGCAGCACAGGGAACCCCAAGTCGGAAGAAGCCGGACAGACCTGAGGACACTTTGTTTGCCATGTAG
- the tom1l2 gene encoding TOM1-like protein 2 isoform X1 codes for MEFLLGNPFSTPVGHCIERATDGSLQSEDWTLNMEICDIINETEDGPKDAIRAVKKRLNGNRNYREVMLTLTVLETCVKNCGHRFHALVTSRDFVDGVLVKIISPKNNPPTIVQDKVLALVQAWADAFRSSPDLTGVVQIYEELKRKGIEFPMSDLETLSPIHTPQRAASAPEGDSTLHKYSSTTQPKQHSVPPAYTTPQVPNIHASGSINPTPEQICRLRSELDIVRGNTKVMSEMLTEMVPGQEDASDYELLQELNRTCRAMQQRIVELISCVSNEAVTEELLHVNDDLNNIFLRYERYERFRSGRSSAQSVNNGVLSEATEDNLIDLGPGSPAVVSNMPNAAPASLPPTLTAPEGSPSSPATLASRLAGLDMGADSVSSTLSSLSSCKPPPAQDDFDVFAQTRTGTKSEPRKTSVAEDRHTVGGPPPTLDVLQPAAGGVVGGQSSVMDDIEEWLCTDVKGDEGEEGVTSEEFDKFLEERAKAAETVPSLPSPPSGNMGAAQGTPSRKKPDRPEDTLFAM; via the exons ATGGAGTTCCTCTTGGGAAATCCTTTCAGCACCCCAGTGGGGCATTGCATTG AAAGAGCCACTGATGGCTCCCTGCAAAGTGAAGACTGGACCCTCAACATGGAAATATGTGACATCATCAACGAAACAGAGGATGG GCCAAAGGATGCCATCAGAGCTGTTAAGAAGCGACTCAATGGGAACAGGAACTATAGGGAAGTGATGCTGACTTTAACG GTTTTAGAGACATGTGTGAAGAACTGCGGCCATCGCTTTCATGCTTTAGTTACTAGCAGGGACTTTGTTGATGGCGTGCTTGTTAAAATTATCTCTCCAAAAAACAATCCGCCTACTATCGTTCAAGACAAAGTCCTTGCCCTGGTTCAG GCATGGGCTGATGCATTCAGGAGCAGTCCTGACCTCACAGGTGTGGTTCAAATTTATGAAGAGCTAAAGAGGAAAGGCATAGAATTTCCCATGTCAGACTTGGAGACCCTGTCACCTATACACACACCTCAGCGG GCGGCATCTGCTCCAGAAGGTGACTCTACACTACATAAGTACAGCAGCACCACTCAACCCAAGCAGCACTCTGTTCCACCAGCATATACCACCCCTCAGGTCCCTAACATTCATGCCTCTGGATCTATCAATCCTACACCTGAACAG ATTTGCCGGCTACGCAGTGAGTTGGACATTGTCCGGGGAAACACAAAGGTGATGTCAGAGATGCTGACGGAGATGGTGCCAGGACAGGAGGATGCTTCTGACTATGAGTTGCTACAG GAGCTGAACAGGACTTGTAGAGCCATGCAGCAGAGGATAGTGGAGCTAATCTCCTGCGTTTCCAATGAGGCGGTGACTGAGGAGCTGCTGCACGTCAACGACGACCTTAACAATATTTTCCTTCGTTATGAAAG GTATGAAAGGTTTAGGTCTGGGAGGTCCTCAGCTCAGAGTGTCAACAATGGG GTCCTCAGCGAGGCTACGGAGGACAACCTCATAGACCTCGGCCCAGGCTCCCCTGCAGTGGTCAGTAACATGCCGAATGCAGCTCCAGCCAGCTTACCCCCCACCCTCACAGCCCCCGAAGGAAGTCCCTCCTCCCCAGCCACCTTGGCCTCCCGTTTGGCTGGTCTAG ACATGGGTGCAGACAGTGTGAGCAGTACCCTGAGCTCTCTCTCCAGCTGTAAGCCTCCACCTGCCCAGGATGACTTTGATGTATTTGCTCAAACCAGAACCGGAACCAAGTCTGAACCACGCAAGAC GTCTGTAGCTGAAGACAGGCACACTGTCGGTGGCCCTCCCCCCACTCTGGATGTCCTACAGCCAGCAGCAGGAGGG GTTGTCGGAGGTCAGTCCTCTGTCATGGATGACATAGAGGAGTGGCTGTGTACTGATGTG aAAGGAGATGAAGGGGAGGAAGGGGTCACCAGTGAAG AATTTGACAAGTTCCTCGAAGAGAGAGCCAAAGCTGCTGAGACGGTCCCCAGCCTACCATCACCCCCCAGTGGCAACATGGGGGCAGCACAGGGAACCCCAAGTCGGAAGAAGCCGGACAGACCTGAGGACACTTTGTTTGCCATGTAG
- the atpaf2 gene encoding ATP synthase mitochondrial F1 complex assembly factor 2 produces MFRGIVTLQRQFRNAFSLSKVCPRRQLTRCTPKYSTASVERKKFYQDVSISQGEDGLFEINLDQRKLKTPGGKLFTVPNEALAIAVATEWDAQRDTLKFYTMHLTTLCNTALDNPTQRDKDQMINAALKFLETDTICYRVEEPPALVELQKNEWDPVLHWIENRYNVTIGSSSSILGPDIPEATKDTFRQHLSSYSLWSMTGLEFVITQLKSVVLSLGMVDRHLSVEQAVLLSRLEEEYQIRRWGNVEWAHDYDMYELRARTAAGALFVQLSSETSTVKRKLMQD; encoded by the exons ATGTTTAGAGGCATAGTTACGCTTCAAAGGCAGTTTAGAAATGCCTTTTCTCTTTCTAAAGTGTGCCCAAGACGTCAGCTCACCAGGTGTACGCCAAAATACTCCACAGCATCAGTCG AAAGGAAGAAATTTTATCAAGATGTAAGCATATCCCAAGGTGAAG ATGGTTTGTTTGAGATAAACCTTGACCAGAGGAAACTGAAAACTCCAGGGGGAAAGCTGTTCACAGTGCCAAATGAAGCCCTGGCCATTGCCGTGGCAACCGAGTGGGATGCTCAAAGAGACACACTCAAGTTCTACACCATGCATCTG ACCACTCTGTGCAACACGGCTCTGGACAATCCCACTCAGCGCGACAAGGATCAAATGATCAATGCTGCTCTGAAGTTTCTGGAGACGGACACCATCTG TTACAGAGTAGAGGAACCTCCTGCTTTGGTTGAGCTACAGAAGAACGAATGGGATCCTGTGTTGCACTGGATTGAAAACAG GTACAACGTCACAATTGGCTCCTCTTCTAGTATTTTGGGTCCTGATATTCCAGAGGCAACCAAAGACACGTTCCGACAACACCTCAGTTCATACAGTCTCTGGTCCATGACAG GACTTGAGTTTGTGATCACCCAGCTGAAGTCTGTTGTGCTGTCACTGGGGATGGTTGACAGACACCTGAGCGTGGAGCAGGCTGTGCTGCTGTCCAGACTGGAGGAGGAATACCAG ATTCGACGGTGGGGAAATGTGGAATGGGCTCATGACTATGACATGTATGAGTTAAGGGCGCGGACTGCTGCAGGAGCTCTTTTTGTTCAACTCTCATCTGAGACTTCAACTGTCAAACGCAAACTTATGCAGGACTGA